A genomic stretch from candidate division WOR-3 bacterium includes:
- a CDS encoding response regulator: MHARSKLIAIVDDEPDILELLSLHLTKSGFSVKKMTSGGELYQFLEKVTPNLIILDLMLPDVDGIDICRFLKQEPRFASIPIIMLTARGEESDRIIGLELGADDYITKPFSPKEVVARVRAVLRRQEQMTTDEKITIDTDLIIYPKKHEVTAAGRKIDLTATEFRILMILASKPGWVFTRDQIIDELWGYDKPILDRTIDVHIQHLRKKLGKFGELIRNIRGVGYKLEF, encoded by the coding sequence CTGCATGCACGAAGCAAATTAATCGCGATAGTTGACGATGAGCCTGATATTCTCGAACTACTATCCCTTCATCTGACAAAATCGGGGTTTAGCGTTAAGAAGATGACAAGCGGCGGGGAGCTTTATCAGTTCCTTGAAAAAGTAACCCCCAATCTGATAATCCTTGACCTAATGCTCCCTGATGTCGATGGCATTGATATCTGCCGTTTTCTCAAACAGGAGCCACGATTTGCCTCAATTCCGATAATTATGCTTACTGCGCGGGGAGAAGAATCGGACCGGATTATCGGTTTAGAATTAGGTGCTGATGACTACATTACCAAACCGTTTTCCCCGAAAGAGGTTGTTGCCCGTGTCCGTGCTGTGTTGCGACGACAAGAACAAATGACGACTGACGAAAAAATTACTATTGACACGGATTTGATTATTTACCCCAAAAAGCATGAAGTAACAGCGGCGGGTAGGAAAATTGACCTCACTGCTACCGAGTTCCGCATTTTAATGATACTGGCATCAAAACCGGGCTGGGTTTTCACTCGGGACCAGATTATTGACGAACTGTGGGGATATGATAAACCGATATTAGACCGCACCATTGATGTCCATATCCAGCACCTTCGCAAGAAATTGGGCAAATTCGGTGAATTAATCCGAAACATTCGGGGGGTTGGTTATAAACTCGAATTCTGA